The window TTTAGATTACATAGAAATAACATCTAATGTTTAGATAAAATGAATTTAGAGTTTAAGATCTTAATCACCAAAGAATGATAGGAATTAAACATTAAAAAGAGAGATACCTTGTAAGGTATCTCTCTTTTTAAGCTGGATAATTTAAATTTGCATCTGTTATTTGATTTAATGTATTTTCTAAGAAAACTTTAGCTTCATATTTAGCCATCGGTAAGTTCATATCTAAGTAGTTTCCACAATCACGTGCACTCGCACCTGGAACCTCACCTTCATAATTTGCAATAAATTCAAATGTTTCTTTAACTAATTCAACAATATCTGATGACTTTAAATCACCTTTTAAAATTAAATAAAATCCTGTACGACATCCCATCGGTCCAAAATAGATGGTTTGATCAGCAGCTGTTTCATGATTACGTAAAAATGTAGCTCCTAAATGTTCTATTGTATGAATTTCGGCTGTATTCATTACAGGTTCGCGATTGGGTAATTTAGTGCGGATATCAAAAGTTGTAACGATTTCTTGTCCAATTATATCTTGGCGTGATACGTAAATACCACGTAATAAATCATCATGGTTAACTGTAAAACTTGGAATCTTTTTCATGAATGATTCCCTCCTTCTTTCAAATACTTATCATCTTTGCCTATTATACGTTGAATTTTAAAATCTTTCTAGAGATACAGTAAAATATCCTTCAACTGTTAAAAA of the Turicibacter sp. TJ11 genome contains:
- a CDS encoding S-ribosylhomocysteine lyase, which encodes MKKIPSFTVNHDDLLRGIYVSRQDIIGQEIVTTFDIRTKLPNREPVMNTAEIHTIEHLGATFLRNHETAADQTIYFGPMGCRTGFYLILKGDLKSSDIVELVKETFEFIANYEGEVPGASARDCGNYLDMNLPMAKYEAKVFLENTLNQITDANLNYPA